A section of the Fusarium falciforme chromosome 8, complete sequence genome encodes:
- a CDS encoding Het-s domain-containing — translation MAELALSIAGVAGTIDVCIKFGKILVQAYKDYGQIDTIADELSKVKALHFLNLRESFQSTVADLEAWQQRFEPSWFQIIKTSPTAVDRVLKSVSQAKARDPEEPARTGLKFRQSFDITESVKLAEKVLENLERRAIPYCKAQVGIKRNENKHFIVDTVSRDIVALRDARELASRLRDSSPFTFGTLKCKGIVQSSTDLSLTFVFGVPEGYSTIRNCRELLLSGSIPDSLTKRLKIARQLVTAVYYVHLYEFVHKNITPETILTLERPGKGSDELVMCLVGFQLFRYAEGPTNASKADRKDIVYQHPSRMGSEKVNFVMQHDIYSLGVCLLEIGLWHSLVDYQDDEATLRGNQGLSQNLKPDAIKNQLILMSRTQLRATMGDVYSRVVETCLTCLDESNRDFGDPREFEVQDGVEVGSRYVKKVMDAMSMICY, via the exons ATGGCTGAGCTGGCGTTGAGCATTGCTGGAGTCGCTGGTACTATTGATGTCTGTATCAA GTTCGGGAAAATATTGGTCCAGGCATACAAGGACTATGGCCAGATTGATACAATCGCCGACGAATTGTCG AAAGTCAAGGCTCTTCATTTCCTGAATCTCCGGGAAAGCTTTCAAAGTACAGTGGCCGATCTTGAGGCATGGCAACAGCGATTCGAACCATCTTGGTTTCAAATCATCAAGACGAGCCCTACAGCTGTTGATCGGGTGCTAAAAAGTGTATCTCAAGCGAAAGCTCGAGACCCCGAGGAACCAGCCCGCACGGGCTTGAAATTCCGTCAATCTTTTGATATCACTGAGTCAGTCAAGCTTGCGGAGAAAGTACTTGAGAATCTCGAGAGAAGAGCCATCCCATATTGCAAGGCTCAAGTTGGTATCAAACGAAATGAGAACAAACACTTTATCGTCGACACTGTTTCCCGGGATATCGTCGCATTGAGAGATGCTCGGGAACTTGCATCCCGCCTTCGAGACTCAAGCCCCTTTACGTTTGGGACTTTGAAATGCAAAGGAATCGTGCAATCGTCAACAGACCTATCTCTTACCTTTGTATTTGGGGTCCCAGAAGGTTACTCTACCATTCGAAACTGTagagagcttcttctttcggGCAGCATTCCCGACTCGCTGACGAAGCGACTCAAGATAGCTCGACAGCTCGTTACCGCAGTCTATTACGTCCATCTGTACGAGTTCGTCCACAAAAACATTACACCGGAAACTATCCTGACTCTTGAACGCCCCGGAAAAGGTTCTGATGAGCTGGTTATGTGTCTAGTTGGATTCCAGCTCTTCAGATACGCAGAGGGACCAACAAATGCTTCCAAAGCAGACCGGAAGGACATCGTGTACCAGCACCCATCACGTATGGGTAGCGAAAAGGTCAACTTTGTTATGCAGCACGATATTTACAGTCTTGGTGTCTGCCTTCTTGAGATTGGCTTATGGCATTCGCTTGTGGATTATCAAGATGACGAGGCGACACTGCGAGGTAATCAAGGTCTCTCGCAGAACCTTAAGCCTGATGCTATCAAGAACCAGCTGATTTTGATGAGCCGGACCCAACTTAGAGCTACCATGGGTGATGTATACAGTCGGGTCGTCGAGACCTGTTTGACCTGCTTGGATGAGAGTAATAGAGACTTCGGTGATCCCAGGGAGTTTGAGGTTCAGGATGGTGTGGAGGTTGGGTCGCGATACGTTAAGAAGGTCATGGACGCTATGAGCATGATATGCTACTAG
- a CDS encoding Camk kinase, whose translation MEEHLSDIVRDLRLSTHSNGIFTIHLHNDPDAPPSAPQRQEHWKKVRNIGHGGQGEVVLETCVKGSRHFTERAVKKIWLQNSDSKRRYERELAAIVKFSHDRILSGIALMHAEGFAHRDIKPRNILIHRHPRGVPPSDWWIKLGDFGISKRVGTDTNTTDLAIGTWQYMAPELLTTDQMSCPTRDYQKPDIWALGVTVFFILTNTVPFSSSSSTIQFATNLGEPFPCAPLRDRNAWLPNCPVSGTHSRTSTISYRQSSLDDMEELTTEISTLASRPTTQVHMAGLTSNLDFLPPTPRGKSVPRPAEYPIQILHDDNNATINIAPVHGLATNLEECWGLLVTPNKAPSSTFADLICSIFNNFDSINAGML comes from the exons ATGGAAGAACATTTGTCTGACATTGTCCGAGACTTGAGATTGTCCACCCACTCCAACGGAATATTTACCATCCACCTCCATAATGACCCTGATGCACCCCCCTCTGCTCCGCAACGACAGGAACATTGGAAGAAAGTGCGCAACATAGGCCATGGTGGCCAAGGCGAAGTTGTTCTAGAAACTTGTGTCAAAGGAAGCCGACACTTCACTGAACGCGCCGTCAAGAAGATTTGGCTCCAGAATAGCGATTCGAAACGTCGCTATGAACGCGAGCTTGCAGCTATCGTCAAATTTTCCCATGACAGA ATCCTTTCGGGTATTGCGCTCATGCATGCTGAAGGGTTTGCACATCGTGATATAAAGCCCCGG aatattttgaTTCACAGACATCCGCGGGGAGTTCCTCCTAGCGACTGGTGGATCAAATTGGGTGACTTCGGCATCAGCAAGAGAGTCGGAACAGATACGAACACCACAGATCTCGCCATTGGTACATGGCAATACATGGCGCCTGAGCTCCTCACTACCGATCAGATGAGTTGCCCGACCAGGGACTACCAAAAGCCAGATATCTGGGCCTTGGGAGTtaccgtcttcttcatcctaaCGAATACCGTGCCGTTCTCGAGTTCATCCTCAACGATACAGTTCGCAACAAACCTCGGTGAACCATTCCCTTGTGCTCCTCTGCGCGACCGCAAC GCCTGGCTGCCCAATTGTCCAGTGTCTGGTACCCACAGTCG GACCTCGACAATATCTTATCGTCAAAGCTCCTTGGATGACATGGAGGAGCTCACAACCGAGATCTCCACTTTGGCTTCACGACCAACAACACAAGTACACATGGCGGGACTTACCAGCAATCTTGACTTTCTTCCGCCAACCCCTCGGGGCAAGAGCGTGCCACGACCCGCTGAATACCCAATCCAGATTTTGCATGACGATAACAATGCAACTATTAA CATTGCACCTGTGCATGGGCTTGCCACGAACCTAGAGGAATGCTGGGGCTTGCTCGTTACACCTAACAAGGCTCCATCATCCACCTTTGCCGACCTCATTTGCTcgatctttaataatttcgATAGTATAAACGCCGGCATGCTCTGA
- a CDS encoding Oxidoreductase, which translates to MSLTGKVIAITGASSGIGLATARLLASRGAILSLADLNEEGLKRAAQELPTTGGQSHLTTVVDVRKGDQVEEWIRSTATKLGNLSSAVNLAGVVTDGVVITEETDAHWDILMDVNAKGVFNSMRAQLKHMSNGGSIVNAASVAGKVGGPTWSIYAASKHAVIGMTKSVAREVGSRAIRVNAIAPGAINTPMTQGMEQRGSQVPTSAQALDRKGDPKEVAQLIAFLVSDEASFITGATYNVDGGHLC; encoded by the exons ATGTCTCTGACAGGGAAAGTC ATCGCCATCACGGGCGCCTCCAGCGGGATTGGCTTGGCTACAGCTCGGCTGTTGGCATCTCGCGGAGCGATCCTCTCGCTGGCTGATCTGAACGAAGAAGGCTTGAAGCGCGCTGCCCAGGAGCTCCCAACCACTGGCGGCCAAAGCCACCTGACTACCGTAGTAGATGTTCGCAAGGGTGACCAAGTTGAGGAGTGGATTCGCAGCACGGCTACTAAACTGGGAAACCTCAGCAGTGCCGTCAATCTAGCTGGCGTTGTTACCGACGGCGTGGTTATTACTGAGGAGACCGACGCACACTGGGATATCCTCATGGACGTCAATGCCAAAGGGGTTTTCAACAGCATGAGGGCTCAACTAAAGCATATGAGCAATGGAGGTTCCATC GTAAATGCTGCCAGTGTCGCTGGCAAAGTGGGAGGCCCGACCTGGTCCATCTATGCGGCAAGCAAGCATGCAGTCATTGGCATGACAAAGTCGGTGGCCAGAGAGGTCGGTTCCCGGGCCATTAGAGTCAATGCGATTGCCCCTG GAGCTATCAACACACCCATGACGCAAGGCATGGAGCAGCGAGGGTCTCAGGTTCCCACGTCTGCCCAGGCCCTCGACAGAAAGGGGGACCCAAAAGAGGTGGCACAGCTGATTGCGTTTCTGGTGAGTGACGAGGCGAGTTTCATCACCGGAGCGACGTATAATGTAGATGGAGGCCATCTGTGCTAG
- a CDS encoding Beta-lactamase/transpeptidase-like protein gives MDPRISAAIEESRLRGEEGVAVSVYCKGKLIIDSYAGLADPDNNKPVNNETLFPVFSVTKGVTALAAHLQVERGLLDVKAPIAKYWPEFAANGKGDTTVEDALSHRAGIPQMPQGVTPELMADWDWMVKGIADLKPLFAPGKVNAYHVLSWGWIVGELVRRTDPAKRPFDKFVVEEIFEPLGISHDIFLGVPDSELPRVAVLKGGLGAPIDDQYYTSPEAVFPAAPVHNLRVVQQSIHPGAGIVTTASAMARVFALLAQGGELDGVRILSKDRIKTFTEPREGARDPDKVIPIPVWCGKAGYFLGGQPGASSPLVPNHPDVIYSPGAGGSYAWADLRDNVSVAICHNNMDTGIIFEPEPTYGPIVRAIQEIVAELETKGGTA, from the coding sequence ATGGATCCCCGTATCTCTGCAGCGATTGAGGAGTCTAGACTCCGAGGGGAAGAGGGCGTTGCGGTGTCCGTTTACTGCAAGGGCAAACTGATAATCGACTCATACGCTGGCCTTGCAGACCCAGATAACAACAAACCCGTCAACAATGAAACACTATTCCCCGTCTTCTCTGTCACCAAAGGCGTCACAGCCCTCGCAGCCCATCTCCAAGTAGAGCGGGGTCTTCTCGACGTGAAAGCCCCGATAGCCAAGTACTGGCCCGAGTTCGCGGCCAACGGCAAGGGAGACACGACGGTCGAGGATGCCCTCTCTCACCGGGCGGGAATCCCCCAGATGCCACAGGGGGTCACTCCCGAACTCATGGCGGACTGGGACTGGATGGTCAAGGGGATTGCAGACCTGAAGCCGCTGTTTGCCCCAGGCAAGGTCAACGCCTACCACGTCTTGTCATGGGGCTGGATCGTTGGCGAACTAGTCCGTCGCACGGACCCTGCCAAGAGACCCTTTGACAAATTTGTTGTCGAGGAAATCTTTGAACCTCTCGGCATCTCTCACGACATCTTCCTGGGAGTGCCCGACTCGGAGCTTCCCAGGGTTGCTGTGCTCAAGGGTGGACTGGGAGCCCCTATCGACGACCAGTACTACACCAGCCCTGAAGCCGTGTTTCCGGCTGCCCCTGTGCACAACTTGAGAGTTGTCCAGCAGTCGATACACCCCGGCGCTGGTATCGTGACCACTGCTTCAGCCATGGCACGTGTCTTTGCACTGCTTGCGCAGGGCGGAGAGCTCGACGGCGTGCGGATCTTGTCCAAAGACCGCATCAAGACCTTCACCGAGCCTCGCGAGGGGGCCCGGGACCCGGACAAGGTTATCCCGATCCCTGTATGGTGTGGCAAAGCCGGATACTTCCTGGGTGGGCAGCCTGGCGCCTCGTCACCTCTGGTGCCAAACCACCCGGACGTGATCTACAGCCCTGGAGCCGGGGGTTCCTATGCCTGGGCTGACTTGAGGGACAATGTTTCGGTGGCCATTTGCCACAACAATATGGATACGGGCATCATTTTTGAGCCTGAACCGACGTATGGCCCGATTGTGAGAGCGATCCAGGAGATTGTGGCAGAACTTGAGACAAAGGGAGGGACGGCCTAG
- a CDS encoding EthD domain-containing protein, producing MPYHVLMLAYRKPTLSPKEFYHHYETIHIPLVKSLAGVNFPLSHTRRYIQRSGAKEQEGEFPALLLSGSQQDFDYDVMIELSFEDEEAFYRFGRTMGEPDVQAAVADDCAKFMDQNRSKAVVLGSIQSTAQSVG from the coding sequence ATGCCCTACCACGTTCTCATGCTGGCTTACCGGAAGCCTACGCTCTCCCCCAAAGAGTTTTACCACCACTACGAAACCATCCATATACCTCTCGTCAAGTCCTTGGCCGGTGTGAATTTCCCCCTCTCTCACACAAGACGCTACATCCAACGGTCTGGGGCCAAAGAACAGGAGGGGGAATTTCCTGCCTTGCTGCTGAGCGGCAGCCAACAGGACTTTGATTACGATGTCATGATCGAGCTCTCATTTGAGGACGAAGAAGCATTCTACAGGTTCGGACGGACCATGGGGGAGCCGGATGTGCAGGCCGCCGTGGCGGACGATTGCGCCAAGTTTATGGACCAGAATAGGTCGAAGGCTGTTGTACTCGGTAGCATTCAAAGCACGGCGCAGAGTGTTGGCTAG